A section of the Petrimonas sulfuriphila genome encodes:
- a CDS encoding transposase encodes MTRLKDNAIYKVEEELYIDECIHSGVPEDTIIGITVKEVVFYDRVLKRKFEFLTNLFGMRPNMMAAIYKIRWQIEVLYKQLKGNFPLKYFPRDNENAIKIQIYCVLSVNLLLTVIQKRLKRPWAFSNLVSFCRIHLFNYLHLIINLLEVTNNQN; translated from the coding sequence GTGACACGCCTCAAGGACAATGCCATTTACAAGGTGGAAGAAGAACTTTACATTGATGAATGTATTCACAGTGGCGTGCCGGAAGACACCATCATCGGGATAACGGTGAAGGAAGTGGTGTTTTATGACAGGGTGTTGAAGCGCAAGTTCGAGTTCCTGACCAACCTGTTCGGTATGCGCCCCAACATGATGGCCGCCATATACAAAATAAGGTGGCAAATCGAGGTACTCTACAAACAGTTGAAAGGGAATTTCCCGCTCAAGTATTTCCCGAGAGACAATGAGAACGCGATAAAAATACAGATATATTGTGTTTTGAGCGTGAACCTGTTACTTACGGTTATACAGAAGCGTTTGAAACGTCCCTGGGCATTTTCGAACCTGGTGTCATTTTGCAGGATACACTTGTTTAACTATCTGCATTTGATAATAAACCTGTTAGAGGTCACGAATAATCAAAACTAG
- a CDS encoding glycoside hydrolase family 16 protein, producing the protein MAVSACTESKKKTAERVISENTALSQDLFIPENEGYSLFWEDHFEGTELDTLKWRIRGTGPRRIGYNDPSMVAVNDGCLHLMYDIRKDSIMGSAVGSYQTFNTTYGYFECRARLQKCDGPWAAFWMQSPLISEGEDPAVFGAEIDIFEYFKGLGNDHMTHCVHWAYGPNQKSVGRLDSDLKGLSEGFHTFALEWTPEKYAFFIDGLKFHEVSEGISKIDQYMILSMEIPATLEGIKNACAPDTFMVDYVKVYKKK; encoded by the coding sequence ATGGCGGTATCTGCGTGTACAGAATCAAAAAAAAAGACAGCAGAGCGTGTTATCTCGGAAAATACTGCGCTTTCGCAAGATCTCTTTATTCCCGAGAATGAAGGTTATTCCCTCTTCTGGGAAGATCATTTTGAAGGAACGGAACTGGATACATTAAAATGGAGAATCAGGGGAACCGGCCCTCGCCGTATCGGTTACAACGACCCCTCCATGGTTGCCGTAAATGATGGATGTTTACACCTGATGTATGACATCAGAAAGGACAGCATCATGGGTAGTGCTGTAGGGAGCTATCAAACTTTTAATACTACTTATGGTTATTTCGAATGTAGAGCACGCCTTCAAAAATGCGATGGCCCTTGGGCTGCATTTTGGATGCAGTCTCCGCTGATATCGGAAGGTGAAGACCCAGCAGTTTTTGGTGCAGAAATAGATATTTTTGAATATTTCAAGGGATTAGGTAACGATCATATGACCCACTGTGTTCACTGGGCTTATGGGCCAAACCAGAAATCGGTGGGGCGTCTTGACAGCGATCTGAAAGGGCTTTCAGAAGGTTTTCATACCTTTGCACTTGAATGGACACCGGAGAAATATGCATTTTTTATTGATGGACTGAAGTTTCATGAGGTAAGCGAAGGAATATCGAAAATTGATCAGTATATGATTCTCAGTATGGAGATACCAGCCACACTTGAAGGGATAAAGAATGCTTGCGCTCCTGATACATTTATGGTAGATTATGTAAAAGTGTATAAAAAGAAATAG
- a CDS encoding type II toxin-antitoxin system HicB family antitoxin, protein MGQLKYKGYVGSVEYSEEDNCLYGKVFGMHNDLISYEGETVEELKKDFEGAIEDYLASCEDRGVKPRKPFSGKLNLRMSSELHGRVATIAANTGTTINEFINRAISNELKHIM, encoded by the coding sequence ATGGGACAGTTAAAATACAAAGGATACGTTGGAAGTGTGGAGTACAGCGAAGAAGATAATTGTCTGTACGGTAAAGTTTTTGGTATGCACAATGATTTGATTTCCTATGAAGGTGAAACCGTAGAGGAGTTGAAAAAAGATTTTGAGGGAGCTATTGAGGACTATCTGGCAAGTTGTGAAGATCGTGGGGTAAAACCACGCAAACCGTTCAGCGGAAAGCTTAATTTACGAATGTCTTCAGAACTTCATGGCCGTGTCGCTACTATTGCTGCCAATACAGGAACCACTATTAATGAGTTTATCAATAGGGCAATATCTAACGAACTGAAACATATAATGTGA
- a CDS encoding DUF1858 domain-containing protein — MITNKSDITPDTKVADLLNEFPQLEELLGHFSPAFAALKNPVLRKTVAKVTSLQQAAKVGGVSIVEMINALREKAGQLPLGDSFCPGSEDIRIPFSEKAPQKVVTHRLDVRPIIEAGEHPKDQVLALANELSQGDCMEFISSFPPTPLIDLLQKKGYSVTMLAPDKGVVRTFVEKK; from the coding sequence ATGATCACAAATAAATCCGACATCACTCCCGACACCAAAGTTGCCGATTTATTGAATGAATTTCCGCAACTAGAAGAGCTTTTAGGCCATTTCTCTCCTGCTTTTGCTGCATTAAAGAATCCAGTATTGCGAAAAACGGTAGCAAAGGTAACCTCATTGCAGCAAGCGGCAAAAGTGGGAGGTGTGAGTATAGTGGAGATGATTAATGCGCTCCGAGAGAAAGCAGGGCAACTGCCGCTTGGAGATAGTTTCTGTCCCGGCAGTGAAGATATCCGAATCCCATTTTCGGAAAAAGCTCCTCAAAAAGTCGTTACGCACAGGTTGGATGTCCGCCCGATTATTGAAGCCGGAGAACATCCTAAAGACCAGGTTCTCGCTCTCGCCAATGAGTTAAGCCAGGGGGATTGTATGGAGTTTATCTCCTCGTTCCCCCCCACCCCGCTTATCGATTTGCTGCAAAAGAAAGGCTACAGCGTAACGATGCTCGCTCCCGATAAAGGAGTCGTAAGAACATTTGTAGAGAAAAAGTAA
- a CDS encoding DUF438 domain-containing protein — protein sequence MSEVINNSSQRKELLRHLLLRLHEGENPEVLRQRLIEVLRNIPYNEVVEVEQELINSNALTEEEILDFCDLHTAVLDGSIDLGGAKPVPAGHPVDTFKKENQSLKREVIKIAGLFDNVTDLSKKQLPGFILQLRTIFNNLSDVDKHYKRKEYLLFPFLEKHLITGPPKVMWGKHDEIRNLLKSSFEALESPVSTVEEMKSLVQLVLAPAVEMLDGMIMKEEEILFPMAMDTLTEEEWYKVYQETPEFGYCLFDPEDEWQPSDAKAEKQEYITADAIRLSSGAFNLAELEALFLHLPIDITFVDKYDKVRFFSHSPKRVFERNRSIIGRDVRMCHPPGSVHVVEQILSDFKSGKENKAAFWMSNFMGRFIYIEYSAVRGKEGEYLGVVEVTQDITQMRKLEGDQRLLSYDHK from the coding sequence ATGAGTGAAGTAATCAACAACTCGTCGCAGCGCAAAGAACTGTTGCGACACCTTCTCCTCCGTTTACACGAAGGAGAAAACCCCGAAGTGCTGCGACAAAGACTTATCGAAGTGCTCCGCAACATCCCATACAACGAAGTGGTGGAAGTTGAACAGGAACTCATCAATAGCAACGCACTTACCGAGGAAGAAATTCTCGATTTTTGCGATTTACATACGGCTGTGCTTGACGGCAGCATAGATTTGGGTGGTGCCAAACCCGTTCCAGCAGGGCATCCGGTGGACACATTCAAAAAAGAAAATCAGTCATTAAAAAGAGAAGTAATTAAAATCGCCGGCCTGTTTGATAACGTAACTGATCTTAGCAAAAAACAACTGCCGGGGTTCATATTGCAGCTCCGTACAATATTCAATAACTTATCCGATGTGGACAAGCACTACAAACGGAAGGAATACCTGCTTTTCCCTTTCTTGGAAAAACACCTCATCACGGGCCCACCCAAAGTGATGTGGGGTAAACACGACGAGATCAGGAATCTGTTGAAAAGTTCTTTCGAAGCGCTGGAATCACCCGTTTCAACGGTGGAAGAAATGAAATCCCTTGTTCAGCTCGTACTTGCTCCGGCCGTTGAGATGCTGGACGGAATGATTATGAAAGAAGAGGAAATTTTGTTTCCAATGGCTATGGACACATTAACCGAAGAAGAATGGTACAAGGTCTATCAGGAAACGCCAGAATTCGGTTACTGTCTTTTTGATCCGGAAGACGAATGGCAACCGTCAGATGCGAAAGCTGAAAAACAGGAGTACATAACCGCCGATGCTATACGCCTTTCCTCCGGAGCATTTAATCTCGCCGAGCTGGAAGCCCTTTTCTTACATCTTCCCATCGACATCACATTTGTAGACAAATATGATAAGGTACGTTTCTTTTCTCACAGCCCCAAAAGGGTTTTCGAGCGAAACCGTTCCATTATCGGACGTGATGTACGGATGTGTCATCCGCCGGGAAGCGTGCACGTGGTAGAGCAAATACTTTCCGATTTCAAAAGCGGGAAAGAAAACAAAGCCGCTTTCTGGATGTCGAATTTCATGGGGCGGTTCATCTATATCGAATACTCGGCTGTACGCGGAAAAGAAGGGGAGTACCTGGGTGTTGTGGAAGTAACACAGGACATCACACAAATGAGAAAACTGGAAGGCGACCAGCGACTGCTTTCGTATGATCACAAATAA
- a CDS encoding cupin domain-containing protein has protein sequence MATFEPAKIFTMEDSIEYSSGGVISKQVIKKQSGNVTLFSFDKDQGLTEHTSPYDAMVYLLDGEAEIRIDGNPHHLKKGECIIMPAGFSHALYAIEPFKMVLTMIKQ, from the coding sequence ATGGCAACTTTTGAACCTGCAAAAATTTTTACGATGGAAGATTCAATTGAATATTCCTCCGGAGGCGTTATCAGCAAACAAGTTATAAAAAAGCAATCGGGAAACGTCACGTTGTTTTCTTTCGATAAAGACCAGGGACTGACGGAACACACCTCGCCCTATGATGCGATGGTATACCTGCTGGACGGTGAGGCAGAAATCCGCATAGACGGCAATCCTCACCATTTGAAAAAAGGTGAGTGCATCATTATGCCTGCCGGGTTCTCTCATGCACTCTATGCTATTGAGCCGTTTAAAATGGTGTTGACAATGATTAAGCAATAA
- the hcp gene encoding hydroxylamine reductase gives MFCFQCQEAAKNEGCTVKGVCGKTTEVANLQDLLLFLCKGISHYTVPLRKYGIEIPQINKFITDSLFMTITNANFDKSRFTTRLLMAFEMRNAARERLANTGTDIEGITFDGALWVGETEVEITEKAFEVGVLTTKDEDVRSLRELTVYGLKGMAAYAEHAFNLGYEENEIFAFMQRALVATTDDSLSVDELTALVLETGKYGVQVMALLDRANTSSYGNPEITKVNLGVRNNPGILISGHDLKDMEDLLKQTEGTGVDVYTHSEMLPANYYPAFKKYSHFVGNYGSSWWHQTEDFENFNGIILFTTNCIVPPRKSSTYIDRVYTTGASGFEGFKHIGDRKEGQPKDFSAMIEHAKKCAAPKEIETGEIVGGFAHNQVITLADKVIEAVESGAIRKFFVMGGCDGRMNGRNYYTEFAQKLPGDTVILTAGCAKYRYNKLPLGEINGIPRVLDAGQCNDSYSLVKIALALKEALGLTDLNDLPIAYNIAWYEQKAVIVLLALLYLGVKNIHLGPTLPAFLSPNVVNVLVNNFGISGITSVDEDMKLLLETVESK, from the coding sequence ATGTTTTGTTTTCAGTGTCAGGAAGCAGCAAAAAACGAAGGCTGCACCGTTAAGGGAGTATGTGGAAAAACTACGGAGGTGGCTAATCTTCAGGATTTGTTGTTGTTCTTATGCAAAGGGATTTCACATTATACCGTTCCGTTGAGAAAATATGGAATTGAAATTCCGCAGATCAACAAATTCATTACCGACAGTTTGTTTATGACCATTACAAATGCCAATTTCGACAAAAGCCGGTTTACCACACGCCTGCTTATGGCTTTCGAAATGCGGAATGCAGCTAGGGAACGCCTGGCAAATACGGGTACGGACATTGAAGGGATTACCTTTGACGGTGCTCTCTGGGTGGGAGAGACCGAAGTCGAAATAACAGAAAAAGCGTTCGAGGTGGGTGTGCTTACCACAAAAGATGAAGATGTACGCTCCCTTCGCGAACTCACCGTTTACGGACTGAAAGGAATGGCTGCATATGCCGAACACGCTTTCAATTTAGGTTACGAGGAAAACGAAATTTTCGCTTTTATGCAGCGCGCGCTGGTCGCCACAACCGACGACTCCCTTTCGGTTGACGAGTTGACCGCACTGGTTCTCGAAACCGGGAAATACGGTGTACAGGTAATGGCATTGCTGGATAGAGCAAACACATCGAGTTACGGAAATCCGGAAATCACAAAAGTAAACCTTGGCGTACGTAACAATCCGGGGATTCTCATCAGCGGACACGACTTAAAGGATATGGAAGATCTGCTGAAACAAACCGAAGGGACAGGGGTAGATGTTTACACGCACAGTGAAATGCTTCCGGCAAACTACTATCCGGCATTTAAGAAATACAGCCACTTCGTGGGCAATTACGGGAGTTCATGGTGGCATCAAACCGAAGATTTTGAGAATTTTAACGGAATTATCCTGTTTACGACCAACTGCATTGTCCCTCCCCGAAAATCATCCACTTACATCGACAGGGTCTATACAACAGGGGCATCGGGATTCGAAGGATTCAAGCATATCGGGGACCGAAAGGAGGGACAACCAAAAGACTTTTCTGCAATGATTGAACATGCCAAAAAGTGTGCAGCTCCCAAAGAAATTGAGACGGGTGAGATTGTAGGGGGATTTGCACATAATCAGGTCATTACACTTGCCGATAAAGTAATTGAAGCAGTGGAGTCCGGCGCCATCCGTAAATTCTTTGTGATGGGAGGATGCGACGGAAGAATGAACGGAAGAAACTATTATACCGAGTTCGCTCAAAAATTACCCGGAGATACAGTCATCTTAACCGCCGGTTGCGCCAAATACCGCTACAACAAGTTACCGCTGGGTGAAATCAATGGTATTCCCCGTGTACTTGACGCGGGACAGTGTAACGACAGTTACTCGCTCGTAAAAATAGCACTTGCATTGAAAGAAGCCTTGGGATTAACCGATTTGAATGATCTCCCCATCGCTTATAACATTGCCTGGTACGAACAGAAAGCGGTAATCGTTTTGCTCGCCCTGCTCTATTTGGGAGTGAAAAACATTCACCTGGGACCGACCCTTCCTGCATTCCTTTCACCCAACGTGGTGAATGTGCTGGTAAACAACTTCGGTATCTCAGGAATTACAAGCGTGGACGAAGACATGAAACTTCTCCTCGAAACGGTGGAGAGCAAATGA
- a CDS encoding Crp/Fnr family transcriptional regulator, giving the protein MYNPILADCPLFSGIDDKTLEDFISGTVSEILTFQKGEHVVRQGDTITFLYLLTEGIVRTEMITAEGNLVEIEFIEAVRPLAPAFIFSDQHRFPVDAIAMEKTVVYVIPKSVFLKEMMLNETLLRNFLRLNSNMTVFLSGKIKMLSIKSLRAKLSLYILENTSPDQDSFILKRTQTQLAEYFGVQRPSLARTIGEMINDGVISLYKKELKVLNRKKLEHY; this is encoded by the coding sequence ATGTACAACCCTATTCTTGCTGATTGTCCGCTGTTTTCCGGAATCGACGATAAAACCCTAGAGGATTTTATATCCGGCACAGTATCTGAAATCCTGACTTTTCAGAAGGGCGAACATGTGGTTAGGCAGGGAGACACCATCACTTTTCTCTATTTATTGACGGAAGGGATTGTGCGTACCGAAATGATTACAGCGGAGGGTAATTTGGTGGAAATTGAATTCATTGAGGCCGTTCGTCCATTAGCACCTGCATTTATTTTTTCCGACCAGCACAGGTTTCCTGTGGATGCCATTGCAATGGAAAAGACGGTTGTTTACGTGATCCCAAAATCTGTTTTCCTCAAAGAAATGATGTTGAATGAAACGCTGCTGAGAAACTTTTTGAGGCTGAATTCCAACATGACGGTTTTTTTGTCGGGGAAGATTAAAATGCTTTCCATCAAGAGCCTACGTGCGAAGTTGTCCTTGTATATCCTTGAGAACACCTCTCCCGATCAGGACAGTTTTATTTTAAAAAGGACTCAGACGCAATTAGCCGAATATTTTGGTGTTCAGCGTCCGTCTCTTGCACGGACCATCGGCGAGATGATCAACGATGGAGTTATTTCTTTATACAAAAAGGAATTAAAGGTGTTAAACCGGAAAAAGCTGGAGCATTATTAA
- a CDS encoding Gfo/Idh/MocA family oxidoreductase: MSNQLTRRKFLKTAAIGAVGVAVFPQFVTSCQNKKDGGVSDGPIRLGFIGLGQQAMYLLNGFMGMSDVEVVAGCDVYGIKRERFLKRVNDHNATQQKSVAVEVYENYKDLIAREDIDAVVIATPDHWHAFIAIAACNAKKNVYLEKPLTFTIKEGQKLVKAVRNNGVILAVGSQQRSDPNFQHAVKMVQEGKIGKIEKVNAYVGAPPTPYDLPEESVPADLNWPLWLGPSEFIHYNSQLNPPISLDPEQKEQFWGAWRWYKELGGGFTTDWGAHMFDIAQWGLGMDNSGPVEIIPAGYQDTKFLTYKYADGAVMTEEPFDEKQTKGVKFWGDKGWIEVSRGHYLASDDSLLPPKVEETEGAYETKVPHLENFINAVKTKTDPVVPVEIGHRSCTVCTLGNIAYDMKRPIKWDPATEKFVDDPEADKNRLFNKTYTEGYIL, encoded by the coding sequence ATGAGTAATCAATTAACAAGACGAAAATTTTTGAAAACGGCAGCTATCGGTGCCGTTGGCGTGGCTGTATTCCCACAGTTTGTAACATCTTGTCAGAACAAGAAGGACGGTGGAGTTTCCGATGGGCCTATTCGTTTGGGATTTATTGGATTAGGGCAGCAAGCCATGTACTTGCTGAACGGATTTATGGGAATGTCGGATGTGGAAGTTGTGGCCGGATGCGACGTATACGGTATCAAGCGGGAACGATTTCTGAAACGCGTAAACGATCACAATGCCACGCAACAGAAATCTGTAGCCGTAGAGGTGTATGAGAACTATAAGGACTTGATCGCACGCGAGGATATCGATGCGGTTGTGATTGCTACGCCCGATCACTGGCACGCGTTTATTGCCATAGCAGCATGTAATGCCAAGAAAAACGTTTATCTCGAAAAACCGTTAACATTTACCATCAAGGAAGGCCAGAAATTGGTGAAAGCAGTAAGAAACAACGGAGTAATTCTTGCTGTTGGCAGCCAACAACGTTCAGACCCCAATTTCCAGCACGCCGTAAAAATGGTACAAGAAGGAAAAATTGGAAAAATAGAAAAAGTAAATGCTTACGTAGGCGCTCCCCCAACACCGTATGATCTTCCCGAAGAGTCCGTTCCGGCCGACTTGAACTGGCCACTGTGGTTGGGCCCCTCTGAATTTATACATTATAACTCGCAATTAAACCCGCCCATTTCACTTGATCCCGAGCAAAAAGAACAGTTCTGGGGAGCATGGCGCTGGTACAAAGAGCTAGGGGGTGGATTCACTACCGACTGGGGTGCCCATATGTTTGATATTGCACAATGGGGATTAGGCATGGACAATAGTGGTCCGGTGGAAATTATTCCCGCAGGATATCAAGATACAAAATTTCTCACGTACAAATATGCTGATGGCGCTGTAATGACTGAAGAACCTTTCGACGAAAAACAAACAAAAGGTGTGAAGTTTTGGGGTGATAAAGGTTGGATTGAAGTATCGAGGGGGCACTACTTAGCTTCGGATGACAGTTTGTTACCTCCTAAAGTTGAAGAAACAGAAGGTGCATATGAAACGAAAGTCCCGCATTTGGAAAACTTCATCAATGCTGTAAAAACGAAAACCGATCCGGTTGTGCCGGTTGAAATCGGACATCGCAGTTGTACAGTATGTACGCTCGGAAACATCGCTTACGACATGAAGCGCCCGATAAAATGGGATCCTGCCACAGAAAAATTTGTAGATGATCCGGAAGCGGATAAAAACAGGTTGTTTAATAAAACCTATACTGAAGGTTATATCCTTTAA
- a CDS encoding Gfo/Idh/MocA family oxidoreductase, translating into MSNQLTRRKFIKSAAVGVVGVTVLPQFLASCNSNKKSGNEKIDDGITRLGFIGLGQQGIGLLGAFLTISGVEVVAGSDVYGIKRERFLKRLNDHYGSQQKTVSVDVYENYKDLLARDDIDAVVIATPDHWHAFIAIDACKAKKHIYLEKPLTFTIKEGQELVKAVRENNVILGVGSQQRSDPNFQHAVKMVQEGKIGKVEKVNAYVGPGPHPYDLPEEPVPADLNWKMWLGPLEYFHYNSRLNPPISLDPEQNESYWAEWRYNKGLGGGYTTDWGAHNFDIAQWGIGMDKSGPVEIIPAGYAGTEFLTFKYDNGVVVTNEPFDEEKTLGIKFWGDKGWIEVSRQFYHASDESLMPPKAETQGGRYETRVPHNQNFIDAVKSNIDPIVPVEIGHSTCTTCNLGNIAIELKRPVKWDPQTQTFVDDPEATKYLTKTYSEGFSI; encoded by the coding sequence ATGAGTAATCAATTAACAAGGAGAAAATTTATTAAATCAGCAGCCGTTGGAGTGGTTGGTGTAACGGTGCTTCCCCAGTTTTTGGCTTCCTGCAACTCAAACAAAAAATCGGGAAATGAGAAGATTGACGATGGTATCACTCGTTTAGGGTTCATCGGTTTAGGTCAGCAGGGTATAGGCCTGTTGGGTGCATTTCTGACTATTTCAGGAGTGGAGGTTGTAGCAGGAAGTGATGTATACGGGATTAAGCGGGAACGTTTTCTAAAACGGTTGAACGATCATTATGGATCGCAGCAAAAAACTGTTTCAGTGGATGTTTATGAAAATTACAAAGATCTTCTGGCTCGCGATGATATTGATGCCGTTGTGATTGCCACACCCGATCATTGGCACGCTTTTATTGCCATTGATGCTTGTAAAGCAAAGAAACACATTTATCTGGAAAAACCGTTAACATTTACGATAAAAGAGGGTCAGGAACTGGTCAAGGCCGTACGCGAAAATAATGTAATTCTTGGTGTAGGCAGCCAGCAACGTTCGGATCCGAATTTTCAACATGCTGTGAAAATGGTTCAGGAAGGGAAGATCGGGAAAGTTGAGAAAGTGAATGCTTATGTAGGCCCTGGACCACATCCGTATGATCTGCCGGAAGAACCTGTACCTGCCGATTTGAATTGGAAAATGTGGCTAGGCCCGTTGGAGTATTTTCATTACAATTCCCGGTTGAATCCACCCATCTCGCTTGATCCGGAGCAGAATGAAAGTTATTGGGCTGAATGGCGTTACAACAAGGGATTAGGCGGAGGATACACTACCGACTGGGGAGCGCACAACTTCGATATCGCTCAATGGGGTATCGGGATGGATAAGAGCGGTCCAGTTGAAATTATTCCCGCCGGCTACGCGGGCACGGAATTTCTTACGTTCAAATACGATAATGGAGTAGTTGTGACCAACGAGCCGTTTGACGAGGAAAAAACATTGGGAATTAAGTTCTGGGGAGATAAAGGCTGGATTGAAGTTTCGAGACAATTCTATCATGCTTCCGATGAAAGTCTGATGCCTCCTAAGGCAGAAACTCAGGGAGGAAGATATGAAACGAGAGTTCCACATAATCAGAACTTTATCGATGCCGTAAAGTCAAATATTGATCCCATTGTCCCGGTAGAGATTGGGCACAGCACGTGTACTACGTGCAATCTAGGCAATATTGCCATTGAACTGAAACGTCCGGTTAAATGGGATCCGCAAACTCAAACATTTGTAGATGACCCCGAAGCGACAAAATACCTCACGAAAACATACAGTGAAGGGTTTTCGATCTGA